In Ovis aries strain OAR_USU_Benz2616 breed Rambouillet chromosome 17, ARS-UI_Ramb_v3.0, whole genome shotgun sequence, the following proteins share a genomic window:
- the TIGD4 gene encoding tigger transposable element-derived protein 4, with amino-acid sequence MAEAPVDASTLPVTVKKKKSLSIEEKIDIINAVESGKKKAEIAAEYGIKKNSLSSIMKNKDKVLEAFESLRFDPKRKRLRTAFYTDLEEALMRWYRIAQCLNVPVNGPMLRLKANDFAQKLGHNDFKCSNGWLDRFKSRYGLVFRAQPVEATGVSADPSAVWHQNILPYYLNDYHPKNVFNVKETGLLYRMLPTNTFAFKGETCSIGKLCKDRITLVVGTNMDGSEKLPLLLIGKNRNPHCFKGIKSLPVYYEANKMAWMTADVFEQWMQKLDERFQAQQRRVVIFVESSPAHPEVKNLKSIELAFFPSCLSSKFIAMKQGVIRSLKIKYRHCLIKKFLSSVEGSKEFTFSLLDAVDTLHLCWRAVTPETIVKSYEEAGFKSQRGESEEANAEADTGLDLVADAQAAGVEFPEGLSVEEYAALDDDLETCEAASQVSPSGDAVCHKESESEETGFYTSDEEDDGGSLESELPLPSKNEAIAALDTLKSFLRSQDINDELHNSLADLEIFINSLSFK; translated from the coding sequence ATGGCCGAAGCTCCTGTGGATGCCTCAACTCTGCCTGTAactgtgaagaaaaagaaaagcctatCCATTGAGGAAAAGATCGACATCATAAATGCAGTAGAAAGCGGTAAGAAAAAAGCAGAGATTGCAGCTGAATatggaataaagaaaaattcGTTGTCTTCTATTATGAAGAATAAAGACAAGGTTCTGGAAGCCTTTGAATCACTGAGATTTGAtccaaagagaaaaagactgaGAACTGCTTTTTACACAGACCTGGAAGAGGCGCTAATGAGGTGGTACCGAATCGCTCAGTGTCTGAATGTGCCAGTTAATGGCCCAATGTTGCGGCTGAAAGCTAATGATTTTGCCCAGAAACTGGGACATAATGATTTTAAGTGCAGCAATGGTTGGCTGGATCGGTTTAAATCCAGGTATGGTCTAGTATTTAGAGCTCAACCTGTAGAAGCCACAGGTGTATCAGCAGACCCTTCAGCTGTCTGGCACCAAAACATACTTCCTTATTATTTAAATGATTATCAtcctaaaaatgtttttaatgtaaaaGAGACTGGGCTGCTTTATCGAATGTTGCCTACAAATACCTTTGCATTTAAAGGAGAAACCTGTTCAATTGGCAAGTTATGCAAAGACAGAATAACTCTGGTGGTTGGGACAAACATGGATGGCTCAGAGAAActtcctctgcttctcattggaaaaaacagaAATCCTCATTGCTTCAAAGGCATAAAATCATTGCCTGTGTATTATGAAGCTAACAAAATGGCATGGATGACTGCAGATGTGTTTGAACAGTGGATGCAGAAGCTGGATGAGAGATTTCAGGCTCAGCAAAGAAGAGTGGTGATTTTTGTAGAATCTTCTCCTGCACACCCAGAGGTAAAAAACCTGAAGTCCATTGAATTAGCGTTCTTTCCATCATGTTTATCTTCCAAATTTATAGCTATGAAACAAGGTGTTATTAGAAGCCTTAAAATCAAATATCGACATTGTCTTATTAAGAAATTTCTGAGCTCTGTTGAAGGCAGCAAAGAATTTACTTTTTCCCTTCTAGATGCAGTTGATACATTGCATCTCTGTTGGAGGGCTGTCACCCCAGAGACCATTGTTAAGAGCTATGAAGAGGCAGGATTCAAATCTCAAAGGGGAGAAAGTGAGGAGGCAAATGCAGAGGCAGACACTGGCCTTGATTTGGTTGCCGACGCCCAGGCGGCAGGAGTGGAATTTCCCGAAGGCTTATCTGTAGAAGAGTATGCTGCCCTGGATGATGACTTGGAGACTTGTGAGGCTGCCTCCCAAGTCTCTCCAAGCGGTGATGCTGTGTGCCACAAAGAAAGTGAATCAGAGGAAACTGGATTTTATACTTCTGACGAGGAGGATGATGGTGGATCTCTGGAGAGCGAACTCCCCTTACCATCAAAAAATGAGGCAATAGCTGCTTTAGATACTCTGAAAAGTTTTCTTAGAAGTCAAGATATAAATGATGAGCTTCATAATTCTTTAGCAGaccttgaaatttttattaactCTTTATCATTTAAGTAA